The following are encoded together in the Ralstonia insidiosa genome:
- a CDS encoding DUF1145 domain-containing protein: MFYFLNKVLLLVVYGIALGSYLTALPLSPDVIYWVRIIAVVLLAAHLLEVAFCFRKVALHKGPLLDSVLLTMLFGFLHWKPMADAARNAR, encoded by the coding sequence GTGTTCTATTTCCTCAACAAGGTGCTGCTGCTGGTTGTGTATGGCATTGCGCTGGGCAGCTATCTGACGGCGCTGCCGCTGTCGCCGGACGTCATCTATTGGGTGCGCATCATCGCTGTGGTGCTGCTGGCTGCGCATCTGCTCGAAGTGGCGTTCTGCTTCCGCAAGGTCGCGCTGCACAAGGGGCCCCTGCTCGACAGTGTGTTGCTGACCATGTTGTTTGGCTTCCTGCACTGGAAGCCGATGGCGGATGCCGCCCGAAACGCGCGCTGA
- a CDS encoding patatin-like phospholipase family protein yields MDRAERTAFVFAGGGSLGAIEAGMLRELVASGVVPDMVIGASAGAINAAFFACNPHAAGTAQLEALWRGVRRADVMPWSWRAMFGMLGGRRAHLVDASGLARLLTRHFSQAMLEAAALPLHVVATDMQTGAEVVLSSGQIVQAVLASAAIPGVFPPVRVGDRLLIDGGVANNTPISAAIRLGATRVVVLPAGFACADRRAPRSAIEHALNALSLLVARQLVQDLERWAGQVPIAVVPPLCPLDVSPYDYARCGELIDRAAAATAAWLAADGLAGTGIPSALREHHHNEDHPSCSVDPHAMPTA; encoded by the coding sequence ATGGACAGAGCGGAGCGAACAGCGTTTGTCTTTGCCGGCGGTGGCAGCCTGGGTGCCATCGAGGCCGGCATGCTGCGCGAGCTGGTGGCCTCGGGTGTTGTTCCGGACATGGTGATCGGCGCATCGGCCGGCGCCATCAATGCCGCTTTCTTCGCGTGCAACCCGCATGCTGCCGGCACAGCACAGTTGGAGGCGCTCTGGCGCGGCGTGCGCCGTGCAGATGTGATGCCATGGTCGTGGCGTGCCATGTTCGGCATGCTGGGTGGCAGGCGTGCGCATCTGGTGGATGCGTCCGGCCTGGCGCGGCTGCTGACGCGGCATTTTTCGCAGGCCATGCTGGAGGCGGCGGCGTTGCCGCTGCACGTGGTGGCCACCGACATGCAGACGGGCGCCGAGGTGGTGCTGTCTTCCGGCCAGATCGTGCAGGCCGTGCTGGCCAGTGCGGCCATTCCTGGGGTGTTTCCGCCTGTGCGCGTGGGCGATCGCTTGCTGATCGACGGTGGTGTTGCCAACAACACGCCAATCTCCGCCGCCATCCGCCTGGGTGCCACGCGTGTGGTTGTGCTGCCGGCCGGCTTTGCCTGCGCAGACCGGCGTGCCCCGCGCAGCGCCATCGAGCACGCGCTCAATGCGTTGTCACTGCTGGTGGCGCGCCAACTGGTGCAGGACCTGGAGCGCTGGGCGGGGCAGGTGCCGATTGCTGTGGTACCGCCGCTGTGCCCGCTCGATGTATCGCCCTATGACTATGCCCGCTGCGGCGAGTTGATCGACCGTGCTGCCGCCGCCACCGCCGCGTGGCTGGCCGCGGATGGCCTGGCTGGAACCGGCATTCCCAGCGCCCTGCGCGAGCACCATCACAACGAAGACCACCCAAGCTGCAGCGTCGACCCGCACGCCATGCCGACCGCCTGA
- a CDS encoding zinc-binding alcohol dehydrogenase family protein has translation MKAVAYYESLPIDAPNALVDLTLPDPTPGPHDLLVEVRAISVNPVDVKVRTGMPPADNQPRVLGWDAAGVVRAVGADVSLFRPGDAVWYAGALQRAGTNSELHVVDERIVGKMPATLGFAQAAALPLTAITAWELLFDRLQVPHADTPSGKTLLIVGAAGGVGSILVQLARQLTGLTVIGTASRPETAAWVRELGAHHVINHTQPLAAELRRIGVPEVDYVASLNQTEHHFEQIVEALKPQGRLALIDDPTQLDVRKLKAKSVSLHWEFMYTRSMFHTDDQIEQHHLLNRVAAMIDDGTLRSTMSEHFGAINAANLKRAHALIESNQARGKIVLEGF, from the coding sequence ATGAAAGCCGTTGCCTACTACGAAAGCCTGCCCATCGACGCGCCCAATGCGCTCGTCGACCTGACCTTGCCCGACCCCACGCCCGGCCCGCACGACCTGCTGGTGGAGGTGCGTGCCATCTCCGTCAATCCGGTCGACGTGAAAGTGCGAACCGGCATGCCTCCAGCGGACAACCAGCCGCGCGTGCTGGGCTGGGATGCGGCAGGTGTGGTGCGTGCCGTGGGCGCCGACGTGTCGCTCTTCAGGCCCGGCGATGCAGTCTGGTATGCCGGTGCCCTGCAACGCGCCGGCACCAACAGCGAGCTGCATGTGGTGGACGAGCGCATCGTCGGCAAGATGCCGGCCACGCTCGGGTTTGCACAGGCGGCCGCGTTGCCGCTGACCGCCATCACCGCGTGGGAACTCCTGTTCGACCGGCTGCAGGTGCCGCACGCAGACACGCCCAGTGGCAAGACGTTGCTGATCGTGGGGGCGGCGGGTGGCGTCGGGTCGATCCTCGTGCAGTTGGCGCGCCAGCTGACTGGTTTGACCGTGATCGGCACCGCTTCGCGCCCGGAGACGGCCGCCTGGGTGCGCGAGCTTGGCGCACACCACGTGATCAACCACACGCAGCCGCTGGCGGCCGAGTTGCGCCGCATTGGCGTGCCTGAGGTTGACTACGTGGCCAGCTTGAACCAGACCGAACACCACTTCGAGCAGATCGTCGAGGCGCTCAAGCCGCAGGGCCGTCTTGCGTTGATCGATGACCCGACGCAGCTCGACGTACGCAAGCTCAAGGCGAAGAGCGTGTCGCTGCACTGGGAGTTCATGTACACGCGCTCGATGTTCCACACGGATGACCAGATCGAGCAGCACCACCTGCTCAACCGCGTGGCCGCCATGATTGACGACGGCACGCTGCGCTCGACCATGAGCGAGCATTTTGGCGCCATCAACGCAGCCAATCTCAAGCGCGCGCACGCCCTGATCGAAAGCAATCAGGCGCGCGGCAAGATCGTGCTGGAAGGGTTCTGA
- the rtcR gene encoding RNA repair transcriptional activator RtcR, translating into MRNNVAIGFVGTTLDYVGKGAQRWERWRPTVGLCQQDDLVIHRLELLHDARSRSLFERLRDDIAAVSPETEVRSVEVSLRDPWDFEEVYSTLHDFTRGYAFDTDAEDYLIHITTGTHVAQICWFLLAEARYLPAQLIQTAPPRKKELGNITGSYSVIDLDLSRYDKIATRFAREREDTVSLLKSGIATRNPAFNRMIEQIERVASRSKAPMLLFGPTGAGKSFLARRVYEMKKARHQLAGRFVEVNCATLRGDSAMSALFGHVKGAFTGAQTERAGLLRSADGGLLFLDEIGELGLDEQAMLLKAIEEKRFLPFGSDREVESDFQLIAGTVRDLRQWVAEGRFREDLYARINLWTFDLPGLADRPEDLEPNLDFELARFAREHGEQVRFHTEARRIYLKFVTSPQARWTGNFRELSASVTRLATLAEGGRITEADVADEIARLQRTWAKADSAGEDGALADLLGDEVASIDLFDRMQLENVIATCRKSASLSDAGRRLFDVSRTEKAKANDADRLRKYLARFGLDWATVRAS; encoded by the coding sequence ATGCGCAACAATGTCGCCATCGGCTTCGTGGGTACCACGCTCGACTACGTGGGCAAGGGCGCCCAGCGTTGGGAGCGCTGGCGGCCCACCGTCGGCCTGTGCCAGCAGGACGATCTCGTTATCCACAGGCTGGAGTTGCTGCACGACGCGCGCAGCCGCAGCCTGTTCGAGCGCCTGCGCGATGACATCGCCGCCGTATCGCCCGAAACCGAGGTGCGCAGTGTCGAGGTCTCGCTGCGCGACCCGTGGGACTTCGAAGAGGTCTACAGCACGCTGCACGACTTCACGCGCGGCTACGCTTTCGACACCGACGCGGAGGACTACCTCATCCACATCACCACGGGCACGCACGTCGCGCAGATTTGCTGGTTCCTGCTGGCTGAGGCGCGCTACCTGCCGGCGCAACTGATCCAGACTGCGCCACCGCGCAAGAAGGAACTCGGCAACATCACCGGCAGCTACAGCGTCATCGACCTGGATCTCTCACGCTACGACAAGATCGCCACGCGCTTTGCACGTGAGCGGGAAGACACGGTCTCGCTGCTGAAGTCGGGCATCGCCACGCGCAACCCGGCGTTCAACCGGATGATCGAGCAGATCGAGCGGGTAGCGTCGCGCTCCAAGGCGCCGATGCTGCTGTTCGGGCCGACGGGTGCCGGCAAGTCGTTCCTCGCACGGCGTGTGTATGAGATGAAGAAGGCGCGCCACCAACTCGCCGGCCGCTTTGTCGAGGTGAACTGCGCCACGCTGCGCGGTGACAGCGCGATGTCCGCGCTCTTCGGCCACGTGAAGGGCGCCTTCACCGGCGCACAGACCGAGCGCGCGGGCCTGCTGCGCAGCGCGGATGGCGGCCTGCTGTTTTTGGATGAAATCGGCGAACTGGGCCTGGATGAACAGGCCATGCTGCTCAAGGCCATCGAAGAGAAGCGCTTCCTCCCCTTCGGCAGCGACCGCGAGGTGGAAAGCGATTTCCAGCTCATCGCCGGCACGGTGCGCGACCTGCGGCAGTGGGTGGCGGAAGGCCGTTTCCGCGAAGACTTATACGCGCGGATCAACCTGTGGACGTTCGACCTGCCCGGCCTGGCCGATCGCCCGGAAGACCTGGAGCCGAATCTCGACTTCGAGCTGGCGCGCTTTGCCCGCGAACACGGCGAGCAAGTGCGCTTTCACACAGAGGCGCGGCGCATCTATCTGAAGTTCGTCACCTCGCCGCAGGCACGCTGGACGGGCAACTTCCGTGAGCTGTCGGCTTCCGTCACGCGGCTGGCGACGCTGGCCGAAGGCGGACGCATTACCGAGGCCGATGTCGCTGACGAAATCGCGCGTTTGCAGCGCACGTGGGCCAAAGCGGATTCGGCAGGCGAGGACGGGGCGCTCGCAGATTTGCTCGGCGACGAGGTCGCATCCATCGACCTGTTCGACCGCATGCAGTTGGAAAACGTGATTGCCACGTGCCGCAAATCCGCATCGCTGTCGGATGCCGGGCGCCGGCTGTTCGACGTGTCGCGCACCGAGAAGGCCAAGGCGAACGACGCAGACCGGCTGCGCAAATATCTCGCCCGGTTCGGGCTGGATTGGGCAACCGTGCGCGCGAGCTAG
- a CDS encoding vWA domain-containing protein: MANQQLFQTLLAKTVQANATDAINQAGAPAYALSPQHQLAQLAMTGCLNHTFYASAETQLADVLQLALQVDDAFIAKTAVYSRERGLMKDMPALLTAVLAAKGSALLPAVFGRTIDTGKMLRNFVQIVRSGATGRKSLGSRPKKLVQTWLNTATEVQLLQATVGNAPSLADVVKMVHPKPAEAWRAAFFAWLIGKPHDATQLPPLTRELCAFRAGESKVLPDVPFQLLTNAPLNAAQWAVLSERMGWHALRMSLNTLGRQGAFSLPGVTKRVAARLADAAQVRKARVYPYQLLAAYRSAVDPVPLAVREALQDALDASLANVPKLEGNVVVCPDVSGSMGSPVTGWRQGATSVVRCIDVAALVAAAILRSHPRARVLPFEQRVVDVRLNARDSVMTNADKLAAIGGGGTNCSAPLAKLVAERAKVDVVILVSDNESWVDATRHGATQTMLQWDLLKLRNPQAKLVCIDLQPYGTTQAMEREDILNVGGFGDAVFDVIAQFASGSFGAGHWVEAIEATVL; this comes from the coding sequence ATGGCTAACCAGCAACTGTTCCAGACCTTGCTCGCGAAGACGGTCCAAGCCAATGCGACCGACGCGATCAACCAGGCCGGCGCCCCGGCATATGCGCTGTCGCCCCAGCACCAGCTGGCGCAACTGGCGATGACGGGCTGCCTGAACCACACCTTTTACGCTTCGGCCGAGACGCAACTGGCCGACGTCCTGCAACTGGCGCTGCAAGTGGACGACGCCTTTATCGCCAAGACCGCGGTGTACAGCCGCGAGCGCGGCCTGATGAAGGACATGCCGGCCCTGCTGACCGCTGTGCTGGCGGCCAAGGGCAGTGCGCTGCTGCCGGCGGTGTTCGGCCGCACGATCGACACCGGCAAGATGCTGCGCAACTTCGTGCAGATCGTGCGCAGCGGCGCCACCGGTCGCAAGTCGCTCGGCAGCCGCCCGAAGAAGCTCGTGCAGACGTGGCTGAACACCGCCACGGAAGTGCAGCTGCTGCAGGCCACCGTGGGCAATGCGCCGTCATTGGCGGATGTCGTGAAGATGGTGCACCCGAAGCCGGCGGAAGCCTGGCGTGCCGCGTTCTTTGCATGGCTGATCGGCAAGCCGCACGACGCTACACAACTGCCGCCGCTGACGCGTGAGCTGTGTGCCTTCCGCGCCGGTGAGTCGAAGGTGCTGCCGGACGTGCCGTTCCAACTGCTGACCAACGCGCCGCTGAATGCCGCGCAATGGGCGGTGTTGTCGGAGCGCATGGGTTGGCACGCGCTGCGTATGAGCCTGAACACGCTGGGCCGCCAAGGTGCGTTCAGCCTGCCGGGCGTGACGAAGCGTGTGGCGGCGCGTTTGGCCGATGCGGCGCAGGTGCGCAAGGCGCGCGTGTATCCGTACCAATTGCTGGCGGCTTACCGTTCAGCGGTGGATCCGGTGCCGCTGGCGGTGCGTGAAGCGCTGCAGGATGCGCTGGATGCGTCGCTGGCCAACGTGCCGAAGCTGGAGGGCAACGTGGTCGTGTGTCCGGACGTGTCCGGTTCGATGGGTAGCCCGGTAACGGGCTGGCGTCAGGGCGCGACTTCGGTTGTGCGCTGTATCGACGTGGCTGCGCTGGTGGCCGCCGCCATCCTGCGCTCGCATCCGAGGGCACGTGTGCTGCCGTTCGAGCAGCGTGTGGTGGACGTGCGCCTGAACGCCCGCGATTCAGTGATGACCAATGCCGACAAGCTGGCGGCCATCGGCGGTGGTGGTACCAACTGCTCGGCGCCGCTGGCCAAGCTGGTGGCAGAGCGCGCCAAGGTCGATGTGGTGATCCTGGTGTCGGACAACGAATCCTGGGTCGATGCCACGCGTCACGGCGCAACGCAAACGATGCTCCAGTGGGACTTGCTGAAGCTGCGTAACCCGCAAGCCAAGCTGGTCTGCATCGATCTGCAGCCGTATGGCACGACGCAGGCGATGGAGCGTGAGGACATCCTCAACGTCGGCGGTTTTGGCGATGCGGTGTTCGACGTGATCGCGCAGTTTGCGTCTGGCAGTTTTGGCGCTGGCCACTGGGTCGAGGCCATCGAGGCGACGGTGCTGTAG
- a CDS encoding RtcB family protein, whose amino-acid sequence MSKYNTLHVENGADIKLWTNGVPVEDDARKQLMNTAKMPFIFKHLAVMPDVHLGKGSTIGSVIPTEGAIIPAAVGVDIGCGMMAARTTLTAADLPDNLHGLRSAIEAAVPHGRTQGPRDKGAWNTPPETVDAMWGELVDGFKRITDKYPKLNKTNNHKHLGTLGTGNHFIEVCLDEEQRVWFMLHSGSRGVGNAIGNLFIELAQADMRQHIANLPDRDLAYFEEGSQHFDDYVEAVGWAQDYARRNRATMMQNVIAAARKVITKPFAADVEAVNCHHNYVQRETHFGRDVLVTRKGAVSAQKGQLGIIPGSMGAKSFIVRGLGNEEAFCSCSHGAGRTMSRTQAKKRFTVDDQIRATAHVECRKDADVIDEIPMAYKDIDHVMAAQADLVEIVHTLRQVVCVKG is encoded by the coding sequence ATGAGCAAGTACAACACTCTCCACGTTGAAAACGGCGCCGACATCAAGCTCTGGACCAACGGCGTGCCAGTGGAAGACGACGCCCGCAAGCAACTGATGAACACGGCCAAGATGCCGTTCATCTTCAAGCACCTGGCGGTGATGCCGGACGTGCACCTGGGTAAGGGTTCGACCATCGGCAGCGTGATTCCGACCGAGGGTGCGATCATTCCGGCCGCCGTGGGTGTGGATATCGGCTGTGGAATGATGGCCGCGCGTACGACGTTGACGGCCGCAGACCTGCCGGACAACCTGCACGGCCTGCGTAGCGCCATCGAGGCAGCAGTGCCGCACGGCCGTACGCAAGGTCCGCGCGACAAGGGCGCCTGGAACACGCCGCCGGAAACCGTCGACGCGATGTGGGGCGAGTTGGTCGACGGTTTCAAGCGCATCACCGACAAGTACCCGAAGCTGAACAAGACGAACAACCACAAGCACCTGGGAACGCTGGGGACCGGTAACCACTTCATCGAGGTCTGCCTGGATGAAGAGCAGCGCGTCTGGTTCATGCTGCACTCGGGTTCGCGCGGCGTGGGGAACGCCATCGGCAACTTGTTCATTGAACTGGCACAGGCCGATATGCGACAGCACATCGCCAACCTGCCGGACCGCGACCTGGCCTACTTTGAAGAAGGCAGCCAGCACTTTGACGATTATGTTGAGGCCGTTGGCTGGGCGCAGGACTACGCGCGCCGCAACCGCGCCACGATGATGCAGAACGTGATCGCGGCCGCGCGCAAGGTCATCACCAAGCCGTTCGCGGCGGACGTGGAAGCGGTGAACTGTCACCACAACTACGTGCAGCGCGAAACCCACTTCGGCCGCGATGTGCTGGTGACGCGTAAGGGTGCGGTGTCGGCACAGAAGGGGCAGCTCGGGATCATTCCGGGTTCGATGGGGGCGAAGAGCTTCATCGTGCGCGGGCTGGGTAACGAAGAGGCCTTCTGCTCGTGCAGCCACGGTGCGGGCCGTACGATGAGCCGCACGCAGGCCAAGAAGCGTTTCACGGTCGATGACCAGATTCGTGCCACGGCCCACGTGGAATGCCGTAAGGACGCTGACGTGATCGACGAGATCCCGATGGCGTACAAGGACATCGACCACGTGATGGCCGCGCAGGCGGACCTGGTGGAGATCGTGCATACGCTGCGCCAGGTGGTGTGTGTGAAGGGATAA
- a CDS encoding nucleotidyltransferase domain-containing protein: MTFLYSHPVSDAIRERVLAELSSIEQQHDVRVLFACESGSRGWGFASPDSDYDVRFVYVHQPEWYLRVEPQRDVIELPISDELDISGWELRKALQLMHRSNPTLLEWLASPVVYRQDAALAERMRTLAPTFFSERKGRWHYVSMAAKNFRGYLQGETVRMKKYLYVLRPLLAAQWIDEGRGIPPMRFADLADVMVKDIALRDEINQLLAIKMESGEAEYGARFPRIHAFIEQALAQEDVPADFRQATGNPTALDAFLYDTVLTRTPCTT, translated from the coding sequence ATGACGTTTCTGTATTCCCACCCCGTCTCCGACGCCATCCGCGAGCGTGTGCTGGCGGAACTCAGCAGCATCGAGCAGCAGCACGACGTTCGTGTCTTGTTCGCCTGCGAATCCGGCAGCCGCGGCTGGGGCTTTGCCTCGCCCGACAGCGACTATGACGTGCGCTTCGTCTACGTGCATCAGCCCGAGTGGTACCTGCGCGTCGAGCCGCAGCGCGATGTGATCGAACTGCCGATCAGCGATGAGCTGGACATCTCTGGCTGGGAGCTGCGCAAGGCGCTGCAGCTGATGCACCGCTCCAACCCGACGTTGCTGGAGTGGCTCGCGTCGCCCGTGGTGTATCGCCAGGACGCGGCGCTGGCCGAGCGTATGCGCACGCTCGCGCCGACGTTCTTCTCCGAGCGCAAGGGGCGCTGGCATTACGTGTCAATGGCGGCGAAGAACTTTCGCGGCTATCTGCAGGGCGAGACCGTGCGCATGAAGAAGTATCTGTACGTGCTGCGTCCGCTGCTGGCCGCACAGTGGATCGACGAAGGGCGTGGCATCCCGCCGATGCGCTTTGCCGATCTGGCTGACGTGATGGTGAAAGACATCGCATTGCGTGACGAGATCAACCAGTTGCTGGCGATCAAGATGGAATCCGGCGAGGCCGAATACGGCGCACGCTTTCCGCGCATTCACGCCTTTATCGAACAGGCACTGGCGCAGGAAGACGTGCCGGCCGATTTCCGCCAGGCCACGGGCAACCCGACAGCGCTGGACGCGTTCCTCTACGACACCGTGTTGACGCGCACCCCCTGTACAACCTGA
- the rtcA gene encoding RNA 3'-terminal phosphate cyclase, which translates to MNTQLQFQSQPATCIELDGAQGEGGGQILRTALTLSMLTGTPFQIDNIRAKRSKPGLLRQHLTAVQAAKEISGATVEGAEAGSQTLRFTPGAIRGGDYRFAIGTAGSCTLVLQTILPALWFADAPSTVSVSGGTHNRAAPPVDFLIRAWLPLVARMGVTQTLALKRHGFYPAGGGEVQATITPCAGPLRALHLTERGAQQALRAEGIVAGVRGGVARRELDMLGRLVPGVDGTVRDLGNAEGPGNALVLDIVHEHVTEVLTGFGERGVTAETIGKDVAHAALRYLQSAAAVDEYLADQLVLPMALAGAGSLTAVATSSHLLTNLSVIEKFLPVAFDVETVGPGAPVLVRVL; encoded by the coding sequence ATGAACACCCAACTGCAGTTTCAATCGCAACCCGCCACCTGCATCGAACTCGATGGCGCGCAGGGCGAGGGCGGCGGACAAATCCTACGTACGGCACTCACCCTGTCGATGCTGACTGGCACGCCGTTCCAGATCGACAACATTCGCGCCAAGCGTTCCAAGCCTGGTCTGCTGCGCCAGCATTTGACCGCTGTGCAGGCGGCCAAGGAGATCAGCGGCGCCACCGTGGAAGGCGCAGAAGCAGGCTCGCAGACGCTGCGCTTCACGCCCGGCGCCATCCGTGGTGGCGACTACCGTTTCGCCATCGGCACGGCCGGCAGCTGCACGCTGGTGCTGCAGACCATCCTGCCCGCGCTGTGGTTTGCCGATGCGCCGAGCACCGTGTCGGTCAGTGGTGGCACGCACAACCGCGCCGCGCCGCCGGTTGATTTCCTCATCCGCGCGTGGCTGCCGCTGGTCGCCCGCATGGGCGTGACGCAGACGCTCGCGCTCAAGCGCCACGGCTTCTACCCAGCCGGTGGCGGCGAGGTACAGGCGACGATTACGCCGTGCGCAGGCCCGCTGCGTGCGCTGCATCTGACCGAGCGCGGCGCGCAACAGGCGCTGCGTGCCGAAGGCATCGTTGCAGGTGTGCGCGGCGGCGTAGCGCGGCGCGAGCTGGACATGCTGGGTCGCCTCGTGCCCGGCGTTGATGGCACCGTGCGTGATCTCGGCAATGCAGAAGGTCCCGGTAATGCGCTCGTGCTCGACATCGTGCACGAGCATGTCACCGAGGTGTTGACGGGCTTTGGCGAGCGCGGTGTGACGGCCGAGACCATCGGCAAGGACGTCGCCCATGCAGCACTGCGCTACTTGCAAAGCGCAGCGGCGGTGGACGAATACCTTGCCGATCAGCTCGTGTTGCCGATGGCGCTGGCCGGTGCCGGCAGCCTCACCGCGGTGGCGACTTCGTCGCATCTGCTGACCAACCTCAGCGTGATTGAGAAGTTCTTGCCGGTAGCGTTTGATGTGGAGACCGTCGGGCCGGGTGCGCCTGTTCTGGTGCGCGTGCTGTAG
- a CDS encoding glyoxalase superfamily protein — MAVRRIVPNLHAPDPARARAFYADLLGLEAVMDHGWIVTFADTHATMAPQVSIATEGGSGTPVPALSIEVDDADAVHARALSLGLEIVYPLVDEPWGVRRFHVRDPFGNVVNILAHR, encoded by the coding sequence ATGGCCGTCCGACGCATCGTCCCCAACCTGCATGCCCCCGACCCGGCGCGCGCCCGCGCGTTCTATGCCGACCTGCTCGGCCTGGAAGCCGTGATGGACCACGGCTGGATCGTCACCTTTGCCGACACCCATGCCACGATGGCGCCGCAGGTCAGCATCGCCACCGAGGGCGGCTCGGGCACCCCGGTGCCGGCGCTGTCCATTGAGGTGGATGACGCCGATGCCGTGCATGCCCGCGCCCTGTCGCTGGGCCTAGAGATCGTCTACCCGCTCGTGGATGAGCCGTGGGGCGTGCGGCGCTTCCATGTGCGCGATCCGTTCGGGAATGTGGTCAACATCCTGGCGCATCGCTAG
- a CDS encoding PLP-dependent aminotransferase family protein, with amino-acid sequence MDFLQSLLAPRLQNVETSAIRELFKVLGKPGLISFAGGFPDSALFDVEGLKAAADSALTADAARALQYGATEGFEPLREAIVTLMKARGVNIVNTDILVTTGSQQGLDLLGKVLIGEGDTVLVEAPTFLAAIQAFKLYGAKVAGVPTDADGLDVDALEKTLATSKPKFLYVIPNFGNPNGALMSLERRQRLLQLAVRHNLLIVEDDPYGELYFDAPPPPSLYALSQQTEGAQGRVVYLGSLSKVMAPGLRVGWMIAPPLLLGNAVMVKQFADAHTSTFAQATAAAYLRSNRLDAVLPRTRAAYAERAHAMANGLRALLPESELTFNRPRGGMFLWGRLPGRNAADVAKIAIERGVAFVPGAAFYAVDPDRSTLRLSYATSSLAQVEEGIAKLAGAIRELPVA; translated from the coding sequence ATGGATTTCCTGCAATCGCTGCTGGCCCCGCGCCTGCAAAACGTTGAAACCTCTGCCATTCGCGAACTCTTCAAGGTGCTCGGCAAGCCGGGCCTGATCTCGTTTGCCGGCGGCTTTCCGGATTCGGCCCTGTTTGACGTGGAAGGCCTGAAGGCCGCTGCCGACAGCGCACTCACCGCTGATGCCGCCCGCGCACTGCAGTACGGCGCCACCGAGGGCTTCGAACCCCTGCGCGAGGCCATCGTCACGTTGATGAAGGCGCGCGGCGTCAACATCGTCAACACCGACATCCTGGTCACCACCGGCTCGCAGCAAGGTCTGGACCTCCTGGGCAAGGTGCTGATCGGCGAGGGCGACACGGTGCTGGTGGAAGCGCCGACCTTCCTGGCCGCCATCCAGGCGTTCAAGCTGTACGGCGCCAAGGTGGCCGGCGTGCCGACCGACGCCGATGGCCTGGATGTGGATGCGCTGGAAAAGACGCTGGCCACCAGCAAGCCGAAGTTCCTCTACGTGATCCCCAACTTCGGCAACCCCAACGGCGCGCTGATGAGCCTGGAGCGCCGTCAGCGCCTGCTGCAACTGGCCGTGCGTCACAACCTGCTGATCGTCGAAGACGACCCGTACGGCGAGCTGTACTTCGATGCACCGCCGCCACCGTCGCTGTATGCGCTGTCCCAGCAGACTGAAGGGGCGCAGGGCCGCGTGGTCTACCTGGGTAGTCTGTCGAAGGTGATGGCGCCGGGGCTGCGCGTGGGCTGGATGATTGCCCCGCCGCTGCTGCTGGGCAACGCCGTCATGGTCAAGCAGTTTGCCGATGCGCACACCTCCACGTTTGCACAGGCCACGGCGGCCGCCTACCTGCGCAGCAACCGCCTGGACGCTGTGCTGCCGCGCACGCGCGCTGCCTACGCCGAGCGTGCACACGCCATGGCCAATGGCCTGCGCGCGCTGCTGCCCGAGAGCGAACTGACTTTCAACCGCCCGCGCGGCGGCATGTTCCTGTGGGGCCGCCTGCCGGGCCGCAACGCCGCGGATGTGGCCAAGATCGCCATCGAGCGCGGTGTGGCCTTCGTGCCGGGGGCGGCGTTCTACGCGGTCGATCCGGACCGCTCGACGCTGCGCCTGTCGTACGCCACCTCGTCGCTCGCGCAGGTGGAAGAGGGCATTGCCAAGCTGGCAGGTGCTATCCGCGAACTGCCCGTCGCCTGA